In one Diabrotica virgifera virgifera chromosome 5, PGI_DIABVI_V3a genomic region, the following are encoded:
- the LOC114325149 gene encoding uncharacterized protein LOC114325149 isoform X1 produces MALFKRTTTVDKETTRKKLPPKFILSSSQKDDLKQAFDLFDHQGVGKIDIKDLKVAIRALGFEPGKEEIRKMVADIDKAGTGKISFDDFLYLLATKMFENDTKEDMIKAFKLFDENGKGYITVDDLKKVVMELDDDLTDEEILEMIDEADRDGDGEVNLDDFLRMMKKEILEI; encoded by the exons ATG gcTCTATTTAAACGGACTACCACAGTAGATAAAGAAACTACTAGAAAAAAGTTACCACCAAAGTTTATTTTAAGCTCATCTCAAAAAGACGATCTTAAACAGGCTTTCGATCTTTTTGATCACCAAG GAGTTGGCAAAATTGACATAAAAGATCTTAAGGTAGCTATACGAGCACTTGGTTTTGAACCAGGAAAAGAAGAAATACGGAAGATGGTAGCTGATATTGACAAAGCAGGAACTGGAAAAATATCATTCGATGACTTCTTATACCTCTTAGCTACGAAAATGTTTGAAAATGATACAAAAGAAGATATGATCAAAGCTTTTAA GTTGTTTGATGAAAATGGTAAAGGTTACATTACAGTTGATGATTTAAAAAAAGTAGTAATGGAACTAGATGACGACTTAACAGACGAAGAAATACTCGAAATGATCGATGAAGCTGATAGAGATGGAGATGGAGAAGTAAACCTAGACGACTTTTTAAGAATGATGAAAAAAGAAATACTCgaaatatag
- the LOC114325149 gene encoding centrin-2-like isoform X2 → MALFKRTTTVDKETTRKKLPPKFILSSSQKDDLKQAFDLFDHQGVGKIDIKDLKVAIRALGFEPGKEEIRKMVADIDKAGTGKISFDDFLYLLATKMFENDTKEDMIKAFKQLDLALVWEDWYKTWHNTGMAGNSYRQKTTRTSQTAVER, encoded by the exons ATG gcTCTATTTAAACGGACTACCACAGTAGATAAAGAAACTACTAGAAAAAAGTTACCACCAAAGTTTATTTTAAGCTCATCTCAAAAAGACGATCTTAAACAGGCTTTCGATCTTTTTGATCACCAAG GAGTTGGCAAAATTGACATAAAAGATCTTAAGGTAGCTATACGAGCACTTGGTTTTGAACCAGGAAAAGAAGAAATACGGAAGATGGTAGCTGATATTGACAAAGCAGGAACTGGAAAAATATCATTCGATGACTTCTTATACCTCTTAGCTACGAAAATGTTTGAAAATGATACAAAAGAAGATATGATCAAAGCTTTTAA ACAGTTAGACTTAGCACTGGTATGGGAGGACTGGTATAAAACATGGCATAACACTGGCATGGCGGGaaattcctacaggcaaaagaccactcggacgtcccagactGCGGTGGAGAGGTAA